The Nitrospirota bacterium genome has a segment encoding these proteins:
- a CDS encoding ATP-binding cassette domain-containing protein yields the protein MGGEEMIEEDRTVTSSPVAHHPSPITHDEIVRVAGFGKRYKKQVAVQGVDLTIRRGELYGLIGPDGAGKSSLMKAIAGVLTYDEGAVEVFGIAVDSERAAERVKHRLGFLPQGLGLNLYPELSVEENIDFFARLRLVPERELAERKARLLAMSRLDRFRDRVMKHLSGGMKQKLGLICTLVHEPDFLILDEPTTGVDPVSRRDFWAIVSELVQERGMTALVSTAYMDEAARFHRLSFMSSGRVLASGSPLDIQSLVPGTKVTVQAEPQVEALIRLKKTFPHVEAVGPFLHVFAEGAEPAAAARRIESALGDIKAGRLQAEEPELEDVFAALLLRQEGHQDAGDLRGGAPLQRQRDGLAIEARNLVRDFGAFRAADRVSFQVKQGEIFGLLGANGAGKTTVIKMLTGILPPSGGEGLVAGADMRGTGGAIKERIGYMSQAFSLYLDLTVVENIRLFAGIYGLGKRETNERLEWIVHMAGLAGYESGLTGRLPMGVRQRLALGCALVHRPRVLFLDEPTSGVDLIGRGRFWDILVRLSREEGVAILITTHYMGEAEHCDRLALMHAGRIVADGTPADLKRQVEREAGRLLEVVADQPGKALVYLQRAGFHGASLFGTKIHFLCRDPVRDEECACRALEASGVAVKSVAGRPLSLEDVFVYKVMALEREERVAGAYAHA from the coding sequence ATGGGTGGTGAAGAGATGATCGAAGAGGACAGGACCGTCACCAGTTCACCGGTCGCGCATCACCCGTCACCCATCACCCACGACGAGATCGTGCGCGTGGCCGGCTTTGGCAAGCGGTACAAGAAGCAGGTCGCCGTTCAGGGCGTGGATCTCACCATCCGGCGCGGCGAGCTGTACGGCCTGATCGGCCCGGACGGAGCCGGCAAGAGCAGCCTGATGAAGGCAATCGCCGGCGTGCTGACGTACGACGAGGGAGCGGTGGAGGTGTTCGGCATCGCCGTGGACTCCGAGCGAGCCGCGGAACGGGTGAAACACCGCCTCGGCTTCCTGCCTCAGGGGCTCGGTCTCAACCTGTACCCGGAGCTCTCCGTCGAGGAGAACATCGACTTTTTCGCCCGCCTGCGTCTGGTGCCTGAACGCGAACTGGCCGAACGGAAGGCCCGCCTGCTCGCCATGAGCCGGCTGGACCGCTTCCGGGATCGCGTCATGAAGCATCTCTCCGGCGGCATGAAGCAAAAACTCGGGCTGATCTGCACGCTCGTCCACGAACCGGACTTTCTCATCCTGGACGAGCCGACGACCGGCGTGGACCCGGTCTCCCGGCGGGACTTCTGGGCCATTGTGTCCGAGCTCGTGCAGGAACGGGGCATGACGGCCCTCGTGTCCACCGCCTACATGGACGAAGCGGCGCGCTTCCACCGGCTGTCCTTCATGTCGAGCGGGCGCGTCCTGGCCTCCGGTTCGCCGCTCGACATTCAATCGCTCGTTCCCGGCACCAAGGTGACCGTGCAGGCCGAGCCCCAGGTCGAGGCCCTGATTCGCCTGAAGAAGACGTTCCCCCACGTCGAAGCGGTGGGTCCGTTCCTGCACGTCTTCGCGGAAGGAGCCGAGCCGGCGGCAGCGGCCCGGCGGATCGAATCCGCCCTGGGGGACATCAAGGCGGGCCGCCTGCAGGCGGAGGAGCCGGAGCTCGAAGACGTGTTCGCCGCCCTGTTGCTCAGACAGGAGGGCCACCAGGATGCCGGCGATCTCCGCGGCGGCGCCCCGTTGCAGCGCCAGCGGGACGGGCTGGCCATCGAAGCGCGGAACCTCGTCCGCGATTTCGGGGCCTTTCGTGCGGCGGATCGGGTCAGCTTCCAGGTCAAACAGGGGGAGATCTTCGGCCTCCTGGGAGCCAACGGCGCGGGAAAGACCACGGTCATCAAGATGCTGACCGGCATCCTGCCGCCCAGCGGGGGAGAAGGCCTGGTCGCCGGAGCCGACATGCGCGGGACCGGCGGGGCCATCAAAGAGCGGATCGGCTACATGTCCCAGGCGTTCTCGCTGTACCTGGACCTGACGGTGGTCGAGAACATCCGCCTCTTCGCCGGGATCTACGGCCTCGGCAAGCGGGAGACGAACGAGCGGCTGGAGTGGATCGTGCACATGGCGGGGCTGGCCGGCTACGAGTCCGGCTTGACGGGCCGGCTCCCCATGGGCGTGCGGCAGCGTTTGGCCCTGGGCTGCGCGCTGGTACACCGCCCGCGCGTCCTGTTCCTCGACGAGCCCACCTCGGGGGTCGATCTGATCGGGCGGGGTCGCTTCTGGGACATCCTGGTCCGCCTCTCGCGGGAGGAAGGGGTGGCGATCCTGATCACGACCCACTACATGGGCGAGGCCGAGCACTGCGACCGCCTGGCGCTGATGCATGCCGGCCGCATCGTGGCGGACGGGACGCCGGCGGACCTGAAGCGGCAGGTGGAACGGGAGGCCGGCCGTCTGCTCGAGGTGGTCGCCGACCAGCCGGGGAAGGCCCTGGTCTATTTGCAGCGGGCCGGCTTTCACGGCGCGTCCCTCTTCGGGACCAAAATCCATTTCCTGTGCCGCGACCCGGTGCGGGACGAGGAATGCGCCTGTCGCGCGCTGGAGGCCAGCGGCGTGGCCGTCAAATCCGTCGCCGGGCGCCCGCTCAGCCTGGAAGACGTCTTCGTCTACAAGGTGATGGCGCTGGAACGGGAGGAGCGCGTGGCCGGCGCGTACGCGCACGCATGA
- a CDS encoding CusA/CzcA family heavy metal efflux RND transporter: protein MIAAILAFSLRQRLLVAATACLLAVGGVYAYRALPIDAFPDVTNIQVQILTEAPGLSPVEVERFITFPLELQMTGLPRLTEIRSISKFALSQVTVVFDDQTDIYRARQLVLERLAEAKGRLPEGVEPVMAPVMTGLGEIYQYYLAGPEPSADGASPESRLMTMRTVQDWVIRPALKSVPGVIDVDSLGGFVKQYQVLVHPSRLRKYNLTLHEIFDAVARNNANAGGNVLERHAERAIVRGVGLIRTVEDIENIVVKAEAGTPVFVRDVAEVRIGHAVRHGAAILNGEREVMAGIVLMLRGANAREVVERVKDRVEAIHRDGLLPDGLRIVPFYDRSDLVNAAVETVSGAVLEGVGLVTLILFVLIGNVRSAIVVMATLCLTPLVTFLVMGRVGLSANLMSLGGLAIAIGEIADASIVMVENIHRHLSQPHDASRSRLHVVLQAAKEVGRPTVFGVLIICIVYLPIMTLYGMEGKMFAPLAYTMVIALLVSLALTLTLSPVLSSLLLSGRGTDQETVAARWARRLYAPVLSRALERRGLVVTGSALLLIGTVALTPFLGREFIPILDEGALTPQVIRLPSVSLAESIEMEKRVQKAMLEFPEVRTAVGKIGRSEIAYSPEEPNESDPVVTLRPRDTWTTAQTKAGLVDAIRRRLADVPGISILMSQPIQERVDELISGIRTECAIKLYGDDLDTLKAKADEIAEIMQTVRGVKDLKVEQIAGQPYLTVDIDRHKIARHGINVADIQEIVTTAIGGKPATTVYEGERRFQLFLRFPVEYRNSARAIGDILVRSSSGAPIPLSELAAIEWREGPARISREQVRRRIYVGFNVVGRDIGGVVEEGRQKLAAQLHLPQGYTVVWGGAFENMERAMARLQIIVPLSVGLIFFLLFLSFHSVRYALLMLLNLPFALIGGVAALWVSGQYLSVPASIGFISLFGVAVGNGILLVSTITQLREPGPGQERGMALDEAIVTGCSLRLRPVLMTMLTTLLGLLPLLLAQGTGAEVQRPLATVTIGGLVTSTALTLLVLPALYRWVEERRPAAGQS from the coding sequence ATGATCGCGGCGATTCTCGCCTTCTCCCTGCGCCAGCGCCTCCTCGTGGCCGCCACGGCCTGCCTCCTGGCCGTCGGCGGGGTCTACGCCTACCGGGCCCTCCCCATCGACGCCTTTCCCGACGTCACGAACATCCAGGTGCAGATCCTGACCGAGGCCCCCGGCCTCTCGCCCGTGGAAGTGGAACGGTTCATCACGTTCCCGCTGGAGCTCCAGATGACGGGCCTGCCCCGCCTGACGGAGATCCGGTCCATCTCCAAGTTCGCCCTCTCGCAGGTCACGGTGGTCTTCGACGACCAGACGGACATCTACCGGGCCCGCCAGCTCGTGCTGGAGCGGCTGGCCGAGGCCAAGGGCCGCCTGCCGGAAGGCGTCGAGCCGGTCATGGCGCCGGTCATGACCGGGCTCGGGGAGATCTACCAATACTACCTCGCCGGACCGGAGCCGTCCGCCGACGGGGCGTCCCCCGAGAGCCGGCTGATGACCATGCGGACGGTGCAGGACTGGGTCATCCGCCCGGCCCTCAAGAGCGTGCCCGGCGTGATCGACGTGGACTCGCTGGGCGGCTTCGTCAAGCAGTACCAGGTGCTCGTCCATCCCTCCAGGCTCAGGAAATACAACCTGACCCTGCACGAGATCTTCGATGCGGTGGCCCGGAACAACGCGAACGCGGGCGGCAACGTGCTCGAGCGGCACGCGGAGCGGGCGATCGTGCGGGGCGTGGGGCTGATCCGCACGGTCGAGGACATCGAGAACATCGTCGTCAAGGCGGAGGCCGGCACGCCCGTGTTCGTCCGCGACGTGGCCGAGGTCCGGATCGGCCACGCGGTCCGGCACGGGGCCGCGATCCTGAACGGCGAGCGGGAGGTGATGGCCGGGATCGTGCTCATGCTCCGGGGCGCCAACGCGCGCGAGGTGGTCGAGCGGGTGAAGGACCGGGTCGAGGCGATCCACCGGGACGGCCTCCTGCCGGACGGGCTGCGGATCGTCCCCTTCTACGACCGGAGCGACCTCGTGAACGCGGCGGTGGAGACCGTCTCCGGGGCGGTGCTCGAGGGGGTCGGGCTCGTCACGCTGATCCTGTTCGTCCTGATCGGGAACGTCCGGAGCGCGATCGTGGTCATGGCGACCCTCTGCCTGACCCCGCTCGTCACGTTCCTCGTCATGGGCCGGGTCGGGCTCTCGGCCAACCTGATGTCGCTCGGCGGGCTGGCCATCGCGATCGGGGAGATCGCCGACGCCTCGATCGTGATGGTCGAGAACATCCACCGGCACCTCTCGCAGCCCCACGACGCCTCGCGGAGCCGGCTGCACGTGGTGCTGCAGGCCGCGAAGGAGGTGGGCCGCCCCACGGTCTTCGGCGTCCTCATCATCTGCATCGTGTATCTGCCGATCATGACCCTCTACGGGATGGAGGGGAAGATGTTCGCCCCGCTGGCCTACACGATGGTCATCGCGCTGCTGGTGTCCCTGGCCCTGACCCTGACCCTCTCCCCCGTGCTCTCCTCGCTGCTGCTGAGCGGGCGCGGGACGGACCAGGAGACCGTGGCGGCCCGCTGGGCCAGGCGGCTCTACGCACCCGTCCTCAGCCGGGCGCTGGAGCGGCGCGGGCTCGTGGTAACCGGCTCCGCCCTCCTCCTGATCGGCACCGTCGCGCTGACCCCCTTCCTGGGCCGGGAGTTCATCCCGATCCTCGACGAGGGGGCGCTCACGCCCCAGGTCATCCGGCTGCCCAGCGTCTCCCTGGCCGAGTCCATCGAGATGGAAAAGCGCGTGCAGAAGGCCATGCTGGAGTTCCCCGAGGTGCGGACGGCGGTCGGGAAGATCGGCCGCTCCGAGATCGCCTACAGCCCGGAGGAGCCCAACGAGAGCGACCCGGTCGTGACGCTGCGGCCGAGGGACACTTGGACCACCGCCCAGACGAAGGCCGGCCTGGTGGACGCGATCCGGCGGCGGCTGGCCGACGTTCCGGGCATCTCGATCCTGATGAGCCAGCCGATCCAGGAGCGGGTGGACGAGCTGATCTCCGGCATCCGGACCGAGTGCGCGATCAAGCTCTACGGCGACGATCTGGATACGCTCAAGGCCAAGGCCGACGAGATCGCCGAGATCATGCAGACCGTGCGGGGCGTCAAGGACCTGAAGGTCGAGCAGATCGCCGGCCAGCCCTACCTGACCGTGGACATTGACCGGCACAAGATCGCCCGCCACGGGATCAACGTGGCGGACATCCAGGAGATCGTCACGACCGCGATCGGCGGCAAGCCGGCCACCACCGTGTACGAGGGCGAGCGCCGGTTCCAGCTCTTCCTGCGCTTCCCCGTGGAGTACCGGAACAGCGCGCGGGCGATCGGGGACATCCTGGTCCGGTCCTCCTCGGGCGCGCCGATCCCGTTGAGCGAGCTCGCCGCGATCGAGTGGCGCGAGGGGCCGGCGCGGATCAGCCGCGAGCAGGTGCGCCGCCGGATCTACGTGGGGTTCAACGTGGTGGGCCGCGACATCGGGGGCGTCGTGGAGGAGGGCCGCCAGAAGCTGGCCGCGCAGCTTCACCTGCCGCAGGGCTACACGGTCGTCTGGGGCGGCGCCTTCGAGAACATGGAGCGGGCCATGGCCCGGCTCCAGATCATCGTGCCGCTCTCGGTCGGCTTGATCTTCTTCCTCCTCTTCCTCTCCTTCCATTCGGTCCGCTACGCGCTCCTGATGCTCCTCAACCTGCCCTTCGCCCTGATCGGCGGGGTGGCGGCCCTCTGGGTCAGCGGCCAGTACCTGAGCGTCCCGGCCTCGATCGGCTTCATCAGCCTCTTCGGGGTCGCGGTCGGCAACGGCATCCTGCTCGTCTCCACGATCACCCAGCTCCGCGAGCCGGGGCCGGGACAAGAACGAGGGATGGCGCTCGACGAGGCGATCGTGACCGGCTGCTCCCTCCGGCTGCGCCCGGTCCTGATGACGATGCTGACGACCCTGCTCGGCCTGCTGCCCCTGCTTCTGGCCCAGGGAACCGGCGCCGAGGTCCAGCGGCCCCTGGCGACGGTGACGATCGGCGGACTGGTCACCTCCACCGCCCTGACCCTCCTCGTCCTCCCGGCCCTCTACCGCTGGGTGGAGGAGCGCCGGCCGGCGGCCGGCCAGTCTTGA
- a CDS encoding efflux RND transporter periplasmic adaptor subunit, with product MFQVQRKERVIGLALAAAVAIGGFAAMTEWLRNQRLPDGLIQANGRIEGDHVTIASKFPGRVQALLAREGDVVKARQVLIQIDDVQTRAKVEQARRAFETVEAQVQAAHTSLAVLNLEVPLAIEAADERVTSARAAVAKAEAVEYEARRDAERIRPLVAEQAVSQQQHDQAEARWTVAKNDLKAAKAALLQSRKELAQAELGWKRIHAKESEVAALERQRDQAEAALNEADSVLADLTLVAPTDGTVTTRFVDVGEVVATGAPLLELVDLDRLYLKVYVPEVQIGKLRLGLPARIYTDAFPDQPFEATVKYIASRAEFTPKEVQTPDERVKLVYAVKLYLTENPQHRLTPGLPADAVIRWRDDVAWAKPKW from the coding sequence ATGTTTCAGGTGCAACGGAAAGAGCGGGTCATCGGCTTGGCCTTGGCTGCCGCCGTCGCGATCGGCGGATTCGCCGCCATGACGGAGTGGCTCCGCAACCAGCGGCTGCCCGACGGCCTGATCCAGGCCAACGGGCGGATCGAGGGCGATCATGTCACCATTGCCAGCAAGTTCCCGGGACGGGTTCAGGCCCTGCTCGCCCGCGAGGGCGACGTCGTCAAAGCGCGGCAGGTTCTGATTCAGATCGACGACGTCCAGACGAGGGCCAAGGTCGAGCAGGCCCGGCGGGCGTTCGAGACCGTTGAAGCGCAGGTCCAGGCGGCCCACACCTCGCTCGCCGTGTTGAATCTGGAGGTGCCGCTGGCCATCGAGGCCGCGGACGAGCGGGTCACCAGCGCCCGTGCGGCCGTGGCCAAGGCCGAGGCGGTGGAGTACGAAGCGCGTCGCGACGCGGAGCGGATCCGTCCGCTGGTGGCCGAGCAGGCCGTGTCGCAGCAGCAGCACGACCAGGCCGAGGCCCGATGGACCGTGGCCAAGAACGACCTGAAGGCGGCCAAGGCCGCGTTGCTTCAGTCGAGGAAGGAATTGGCGCAGGCGGAGCTGGGCTGGAAGAGGATTCACGCGAAGGAAAGCGAGGTGGCGGCACTGGAGCGCCAGCGCGACCAGGCGGAGGCGGCCCTGAACGAAGCGGACAGCGTGCTGGCCGACCTGACCCTCGTCGCGCCGACCGACGGGACGGTGACGACCCGCTTCGTGGACGTGGGGGAAGTCGTCGCGACCGGCGCCCCGCTGCTCGAGCTCGTGGACCTGGACCGGCTCTACCTCAAGGTCTACGTCCCCGAGGTGCAGATCGGCAAGCTTCGCCTGGGATTGCCGGCCCGCATCTACACGGATGCGTTTCCGGACCAGCCCTTCGAGGCGACGGTCAAATACATCGCCTCGCGGGCCGAGTTCACGCCGAAGGAAGTCCAGACCCCGGACGAGCGGGTGAAGCTCGTCTATGCGGTGAAGCTCTATCTCACCGAAAACCCGCAGCACCGGCTGACGCCCGGATTGCCCGCGGACGCGGTGATCCGGTGGCGCGACGACGTGGCCTGGGCGAAGCCGAAGTGGTGA
- a CDS encoding tetratricopeptide repeat protein → MTSRDLLSPLLCLPLFIAAPSAAWAAENSAPLFDNLGSYHHAISTGSPQVQRYFDQGMVLSFAFNHAEAIRSFREAIRLDPDCAMCHWGVAYALGPNINSDMDRKGAREAYKAIRLALKKADRATEAEQAYVRALAVRYAAKPPSDRKALDLAYADAMRDLAHRFPDDVDAATLFAESLMDTTPWHYWTEDGQPGPVTEELVATLESVLARAPEHPFALHLYIHAMEASPTPERAEAAADRLGPLVPGAGHLVHMPAHIYLRIGRYSDAEVANAKAAAADEAYFAHSDHSHAEGLYAAGYYLHNIHFLWQAALFEGRSHVALEAARKLAREVTPGRLKAHPEAEHFLPIPLFTLARFGRWDEILAEPKPPAAHRYHRAMWHYARGLALAAGGRLKEAGREARQLDRLAAGLKRKAGAETPSVPAADLVALAGHLLAAEIADRGGRSDEMLRHYRDAVQIQDRLPYMEPPYWYYPVRQDLGMALLRLGRPGEAEEAFRESLRRHPRNGWSLYGLAQSQKQQGKAEAVETQRRFEEAWARADVPLADLHF, encoded by the coding sequence ATGACGTCCCGTGACCTGCTCAGCCCGTTGCTCTGCCTGCCGCTCTTCATCGCTGCTCCATCGGCGGCCTGGGCGGCCGAGAACTCAGCTCCCCTCTTCGACAACCTCGGCTCCTACCACCATGCGATCTCGACCGGATCGCCGCAGGTCCAGCGGTATTTCGACCAGGGCATGGTCCTCTCCTTCGCCTTCAACCATGCGGAGGCGATCCGCTCGTTCCGCGAAGCGATCCGGCTCGACCCGGACTGTGCCATGTGCCACTGGGGCGTCGCCTACGCCCTCGGCCCCAACATCAACAGCGACATGGACCGGAAGGGCGCCCGCGAGGCCTACAAGGCGATCCGGCTTGCGCTGAAGAAGGCCGACCGGGCGACCGAGGCGGAGCAGGCCTACGTCCGGGCGCTCGCCGTCCGTTACGCCGCCAAGCCTCCGTCCGACCGCAAGGCCCTGGATCTTGCCTATGCCGACGCGATGCGGGACCTGGCCCATCGTTTCCCGGACGACGTGGACGCGGCGACGCTCTTCGCCGAATCCCTGATGGACACGACGCCCTGGCACTACTGGACCGAGGACGGGCAGCCGGGGCCGGTCACGGAGGAATTGGTCGCAACCCTGGAGTCCGTGCTGGCCCGGGCTCCCGAGCATCCCTTCGCCCTGCACCTCTACATCCACGCGATGGAGGCCTCCCCGACCCCGGAACGGGCCGAGGCGGCAGCGGACCGGCTGGGTCCGCTCGTGCCCGGAGCCGGACACCTGGTCCACATGCCCGCCCACATCTACCTGCGGATCGGCCGGTACTCTGACGCGGAGGTGGCCAACGCCAAGGCGGCCGCTGCCGACGAGGCCTACTTCGCCCACAGCGATCACAGTCATGCCGAAGGCCTCTACGCAGCCGGCTACTATTTGCACAACATCCACTTCCTCTGGCAGGCGGCGCTGTTCGAAGGGCGAAGCCATGTCGCGCTGGAGGCGGCCAGGAAGCTCGCGCGGGAGGTCACGCCTGGGCGGCTCAAAGCCCACCCGGAGGCGGAGCACTTCCTGCCGATCCCGCTCTTCACGCTGGCGCGGTTCGGCCGGTGGGACGAGATCCTGGCCGAGCCCAAGCCGCCCGCCGCGCACCGCTACCACCGGGCCATGTGGCACTACGCGCGCGGGCTGGCGCTCGCGGCAGGGGGCCGGCTCAAGGAAGCGGGCCGGGAAGCTCGACAGTTGGACCGGCTGGCCGCCGGCCTGAAACGGAAGGCCGGCGCGGAGACTCCGTCGGTCCCGGCCGCCGACCTCGTCGCCCTGGCCGGGCACCTGCTGGCGGCCGAGATCGCCGACCGCGGAGGCCGCTCCGACGAGATGCTCCGCCACTATCGGGACGCGGTTCAGATCCAGGATCGGCTGCCCTACATGGAGCCCCCCTACTGGTACTATCCGGTTCGTCAGGATTTGGGGATGGCGCTGCTGCGGCTGGGACGTCCAGGGGAGGCCGAGGAGGCCTTCCGTGAGTCGCTTCGCCGCCATCCCCGCAACGGCTGGTCGCTTTACGGCCTCGCCCAGAGCCAGAAACAACAGGGCAAGGCCGAGGCGGTCGAGACGCAGCGGCGCTTCGAGGAGGCTTGGGCGAGGGCGGACGTGCCGCTCGCCGATTTACACTTCTGA
- a CDS encoding ABC transporter permease has product MIIWWRRLRAMTVKELRQLGRDAALLFFFLWAFTFNIYEAGGGINMQLRHARIMVHDADHSVSSRELLNRFHPPYFAFQGELPDLAEGQRLMDRGATLAILDIPPRFHESLVAREPTSVQLLVDTTSSPQGLSAASYAGRIVGEFGLDAAGRRAGPDAGEAPDAPVVTSQHRVWYNPEQNETWFQSVAELLSMITVFSTLLPAAALVRERERGTVEQLLVSPLTPFQIMFPKVIAMTLVIVTGTAASTFGIIQGVFHVPVKGSVILFFALTTLYVFTTAGLGLMIATFAGNQAQVGLMNILVVAPMLLLSGTWAPPEAMPEWVRGLMVFSPLHYFINIAYGILLKGSGLDLLWDSALTMALLGGALFGFGVWRFRRQFA; this is encoded by the coding sequence ATGATCATCTGGTGGCGGCGGTTGCGCGCGATGACCGTCAAGGAGCTCCGGCAACTCGGCCGGGACGCGGCGCTCTTGTTTTTCTTCCTGTGGGCGTTCACGTTCAATATCTACGAGGCGGGCGGCGGGATCAACATGCAGCTCCGCCACGCGAGGATCATGGTCCACGACGCGGATCACAGCGTGTCGTCCCGCGAGTTGCTCAACCGCTTCCACCCGCCCTACTTCGCGTTCCAAGGGGAATTGCCGGACCTCGCGGAGGGCCAACGCCTGATGGATCGGGGCGCCACGCTGGCGATCCTGGACATCCCGCCGCGATTCCACGAATCGCTGGTCGCCAGGGAGCCGACCTCCGTGCAATTGCTGGTGGATACCACCAGCTCGCCGCAGGGCCTGTCGGCGGCCAGCTACGCGGGGCGGATCGTGGGAGAGTTCGGGCTCGACGCGGCGGGGCGACGCGCCGGCCCCGATGCCGGGGAAGCGCCGGACGCGCCTGTCGTCACCAGCCAGCATCGCGTCTGGTACAACCCGGAGCAGAACGAAACCTGGTTCCAGTCCGTGGCGGAGCTGTTGAGCATGATCACGGTGTTCTCCACCCTGCTTCCGGCGGCGGCGCTGGTGCGGGAGAGAGAGCGGGGCACCGTGGAGCAGTTGCTCGTTTCCCCGCTCACGCCGTTCCAGATCATGTTTCCCAAGGTGATCGCGATGACCCTCGTGATCGTGACCGGGACGGCCGCCAGCACGTTCGGGATCATTCAGGGCGTGTTCCACGTGCCGGTCAAAGGCAGCGTGATCCTGTTCTTCGCCCTGACGACGCTCTACGTGTTCACCACTGCGGGCCTCGGTCTCATGATCGCGACGTTCGCCGGCAACCAGGCGCAGGTGGGGCTCATGAACATCCTCGTCGTGGCCCCGATGCTGTTGCTGTCCGGGACCTGGGCCCCCCCGGAGGCGATGCCGGAATGGGTGCGCGGGTTGATGGTGTTTTCTCCCCTGCACTACTTCATCAACATCGCGTACGGGATCCTGCTGAAGGGCTCGGGCCTGGACCTGCTGTGGGATTCGGCCCTGACGATGGCGCTGCTCGGCGGCGCGCTTTTCGGCTTCGGCGTCTGGCGGTTCCGCCGGCAGTTCGCCTAG
- a CDS encoding ABC transporter permease, with product MNLRRIAIVASKEWRETLRDRMFLLLAFLIPVAWMTVFGYGLVLDVEHVPFAALDRDHSRLSRDYVSRFQQSRYFDFRGYVRDERELDRLIARGVVRAAIIVPDTFQERLLAGEPAAVQTLLDGTFPLRSDITKGYVIAINGAFSQELLVDHLARTRRLTRQRAAEIAQPVKLEVRYLYNQAVKSAWTIAPALVMFVLTMSPPLLTALGIVREKERGSIYNIYSSTVTRFEFLMGKLLPSAIISSINVVVLWLMAVYVFGAPFKGSFAFFFAASLLFIVCTTGIGLVVSMLVRTQQAALIITILISIIPSVNYSGLLVPVTSLTHGAQAFAHAFPAMYYTNIVRGIFLKGVGVDVLWPDVLILVAFAVALRVVGWLLFTKRPRA from the coding sequence ATGAACCTGCGCCGCATCGCCATCGTGGCCTCCAAGGAATGGCGGGAGACGCTGCGCGACCGGATGTTCCTCCTGCTCGCGTTCCTGATCCCCGTCGCCTGGATGACCGTCTTCGGGTACGGCCTGGTCCTCGACGTGGAGCACGTCCCGTTCGCCGCGCTCGACCGGGACCACAGCCGGCTCAGCCGAGACTACGTGTCTCGCTTTCAGCAATCCCGTTACTTCGACTTCCGGGGATACGTCCGGGACGAGCGCGAACTCGATCGTCTCATTGCCCGCGGCGTCGTCCGGGCAGCCATCATCGTGCCGGACACGTTCCAGGAGCGCCTGCTGGCCGGGGAACCGGCCGCCGTGCAGACCCTGCTCGACGGCACCTTTCCCCTGCGCAGCGACATCACCAAGGGCTACGTCATCGCGATCAACGGCGCGTTCAGTCAGGAGCTTCTGGTCGACCATCTCGCCCGCACGCGACGCCTGACGCGGCAACGGGCGGCGGAGATCGCCCAGCCGGTGAAACTCGAGGTGCGCTACCTCTACAACCAGGCCGTGAAAAGCGCCTGGACCATCGCCCCGGCTCTCGTGATGTTCGTGCTCACGATGTCGCCGCCGCTCCTGACCGCACTGGGCATCGTCCGCGAGAAGGAACGCGGCTCGATCTACAACATCTACAGCTCGACCGTCACGCGGTTCGAATTCCTGATGGGGAAGCTCCTGCCCTCCGCGATCATTTCCTCGATCAATGTCGTCGTGCTGTGGCTGATGGCCGTGTACGTGTTCGGGGCGCCGTTCAAAGGGAGCTTCGCCTTCTTCTTCGCCGCCTCCTTGCTCTTCATCGTCTGCACGACCGGCATCGGGCTGGTCGTCTCCATGCTGGTCAGGACGCAGCAGGCCGCGTTGATCATTACGATTCTGATTTCGATCATCCCGTCGGTGAACTACTCGGGCCTGTTGGTCCCGGTCACCTCTTTGACCCACGGCGCGCAAGCCTTCGCCCATGCGTTTCCGGCGATGTACTACACCAACATCGTTCGCGGGATCTTCCTGAAAGGCGTCGGCGTGGACGTTCTGTGGCCCGACGTGCTGATTCTCGTCGCGTTCGCCGTTGCGCTGCGGGTGGTCGGGTGGTTGCTGTTCACGAAGAGGCCGCGGGCATGA
- a CDS encoding DUF488 domain-containing protein has protein sequence MKRRAQSGTIRVKRAYEPASSKDGARFLVDRLWPRGLTKTALKLDGWLKEAAPSDGLRRWFSHDPEKWVEFRRRYSAELDGKPETWQPILEAARKGPITLLFGAKDRAHNNAVALKSYLESKFFSSVAFRSNVPPPVVARCHLKTVEGLL, from the coding sequence ATGAAACGCCGTGCGCAATCCGGGACCATTCGGGTGAAGCGGGCCTACGAGCCGGCGAGCTCCAAGGACGGAGCACGCTTTCTGGTGGATCGCCTCTGGCCGCGCGGGCTCACGAAGACCGCCCTCAAGCTCGACGGCTGGCTGAAGGAGGCGGCTCCGAGCGACGGGCTGCGTCGCTGGTTTTCCCACGATCCGGAGAAGTGGGTTGAGTTCCGGCGCCGCTACTCGGCCGAGCTGGACGGCAAGCCGGAGACCTGGCAGCCGATCCTGGAGGCGGCCAGGAAGGGCCCGATCACGCTCCTCTTCGGAGCCAAGGACCGGGCGCACAACAACGCAGTCGCGCTCAAATCCTACCTGGAATCCAAGTTTTTCTCATCTGTAGCGTTCCGCTCCAACGTCCCTCCCCCAGTTGTAGCAAGATGCCATCTGAAAACGGTTGAGGGTCTTCTCTAA